CGAAATGTGCTCATATTTACCAATCAAGGGATCCTTCTTGCACTACTCGGCCCGGTGGGTCGACCCGGCCTTAGGGTTTGCTTGTACGATTATTTATTTGTACACCTCGATCATGTTCTTGGCATTGGAAGCTACTGCCTTTGCCGGAGTGTGCCTGTTTTGGAGTGACGTAAATGCTGGTGTGTGGATCACCGTGGCTTTGGTGTCGACATTAATATTCAACGTTTTTGGAGTCAATTGGTACGGAGAaattgagtttgtggcTTCTATCACCAAGGtgttattggtggtgggccTTATGTTTTTCTCCTTGATCTCAATGTGTGGAGGAAACCCCAAAGGTGATGCTTATGGGTTCGGCAACTGGAGCAAGGGTGGCTTGGTGAAGGAATATCTTGTTTCTGGTACCACTGGTCGGTTTTTGGGATGGTGGAACGTGATGGTATACGCTGCTTTTAGTTGTGGAGGCCCTGATTTGCTTGGGATGATTGCCAGTGAAGTTGAGCGTCCACGGAAGACTATCCCAATGGCTGGTAGAAGAGCTTACATCCGTATCTATATTTTCTACTTGGGAGGTTTGTTCTTCATGAACTGCTTATGTGCgtccacaaacccaaccTTATTGGATGCCAGGGCCAACGGTAATTCGGGTGCCGCTGCCAGTCCATGGGTTATTGGAATTAAGGAGGTGGGAGTTCACGGGTTGGACTCGTTGGTGAATGTGGTGATTGCGTTGTCTGCCTGGTCCTGTGGAAATGGGTTCACGTACGGAGCCACCAGAACCGCGTACTCGGCCTCGTTGGCGGGATACTTGCCCcgtttcttctccaaatgTCTCAAGTCTGGATGCCCTATCTACTGTGTAATTGGGTGTATGGCGATTTCGTGTATAGCCTATTTGAGCATCGGAACCTCCACCGCAGTGGTGTTCAACTGGTTTATCAACTTGAGTACCACCGGAATTTTGTCCACCTACGTTTGTATTTGGATATGTtatttcaagttcaaaaggGCGTTTGTGGCACAAGGTTACGACTATGAAACTGATTCGACCTTTAAGCCTCCACGGTTTGTGCACCCATACATGACATATTTCGGGTTCTTTATGACGTTGGTGATCTTGTTATTCAACGGCTTTTGGATTTTCTTCCCTGGCCAGTGGTCAGCTGCCAATTTTTTCACGTCGtattttgcacccattCTTTTTGTGGggttgtttgtgttttggaAGGTGTTCAAAAGAACGCACTGGAGAACCGATTTGGAGGCCGATTTAACTACTGGAAAGGCGAGGATAGATAAAGAAGAGGCTATCGAGGAGGAGGAGTACGCAGCTAAACCACGGAAAAGTGGATTTTTGTGGAAATGTTATTATAAGTTTGCAGATATTTGTTACAATTAGGGTAATACACGAGATGAGAAAGGATACTGGTGGTGCGAAGCCAAGCCCCCGGCGACGAATGCAAAGCCTTCGCGCCAGCTGGGACGATCGCTTtaagcttcttcttttgcaaAGCGACCACTATTAGTACCATTGTCACTACCATTGTCACTACCATTGTCACCCCTGGAAAAGACTGCCAATACCGGACCCCGCCTGACTTGCCTGCTATCCACTCCTTCCCATCTCATCACTTATCTGCGCACAAATAGTTTTCTTGGCGTCGATAAGCATCCCaacaaagaaaacaaaCCCAGACTCTGCATCTAGTTTCTGCGCCTACGCACAATTGCGCCGTATTGCCCAATCCGAGGAGCTGAATTACCCCCAAATAAA
Above is a window of Yamadazyma tenuis chromosome 1, complete sequence DNA encoding:
- the PUT4 gene encoding Proline-specific permease (EggNog:ENOG503NUY3; COG:E), producing MLDDKKDQFVVDIEHDAAGSFNNSSEKTVSEDVLETTQFKDFNDKLDSAKYGQTKRRLSSRHVALMIIGQSIGTGLFVGLSSPLVTSGSLSLFTGFLFYSCFVIWPMMQAVAEMCSYLPIKGSFLHYSARWVDPALGFACTIIYLYTSIMFLALEATAFAGVCSFWSDVNAGVWITVALVSTLIFNVFGVNWYGEIEFVASITKVLLVVGLMFFSLISMCGGNPKGDAYGFGNWSKGGLVKEYLVSGTTGRFLGWWNVMVYAAFSCGGPDLLGMIASEVERPRKTIPMAGRRAYIRIYIFYLGGLFFMNCLCASTNPTLLDARANGNSGAAASPWVIGIKEVGVHGLDSLVNVVIALSAWSCGNGFTYGATRTAYSASLAGYLPRFFSKCLKSGCPIYCVIGCMAISCIAYLSIGTSTAVVFNWFINLSTTGILSTYVCIWICYFKFKRAFVAQGYDYETDSTFKPPRFVHPYMTYFGFFMTLVILLFNGFWIFFPGQWSAANFFTSYFAPILFVGLFVFWKVFKRTHWRTDLEADLTTGKARIDKEEAIEEEEYAAKPRKSGFLWKCYYKFADICYN